A genomic region of Trifolium pratense cultivar HEN17-A07 linkage group LG3, ARS_RC_1.1, whole genome shotgun sequence contains the following coding sequences:
- the LOC123918144 gene encoding uncharacterized protein LOC123918144, which yields MVRNYGFLVCLVVIVMDVVAGILGIQAEIAQNKVKDLKMWVLECRDPSYESFKLGLGASILLALAHATAHLLGGCICIKSKEEYKRATSNRQLAMTFLVFSWIVLGVAFSMLIIGTLANSRSRESCGISNHRFLSIGGILCFIHGLFTVAYYVSATATKREEYK from the exons ATGGTTAGAAACTATGGTTTCCTTGTCTGCCTTGTTGTTATTGTCATGGATGTTGTTGCTGGCATACTTGGAATTCAAGCAGAAATAGCTCAAAACAAG GTGAAGGATTTGAAGATGTGGGTGCTTGAGTGTAGAGACCCAAGCTATGAATCTTTCAAGCTAGGACTCGGTGCTTCCATTCTCTTGGCCTTGGCTCATGCAACTGCTCACTTGCTTGGGGGGTGCATTTGCATAAAGTCCAAAGAAGAATACAAAAGAGCCACATCCAATAGGCAATTAGCAATGACTTTCCTCGTTTTCTCATG GATAGTATTAGGAGTTGCATTCTCCATGCTAATCATAGGCACATTAGCCAACTCAAGATCAAGAGAATCGTGTGGAATATCAAATCATCGTTTTTTATCCATTGGAGGGATTTTATGTTTCATTCACGGATTGTTTACGGTTGCCTATTATGTTTCGGCAACGGCCACAAAAAGAGAAGAATACAAGTGA